The following are encoded in a window of Panicum virgatum strain AP13 chromosome 5N, P.virgatum_v5, whole genome shotgun sequence genomic DNA:
- the LOC120676852 gene encoding protein CROWDED NUCLEI 4-like isoform X4: protein MASPRSGGAAGDEAIWRKLREAGFDEDAVRRRDKAALIGYISRLESEIYDYQHNLGLILLERKELASKYEQLKASSEATEIMLKRERAAQQSALAEARKKEENLKKNLCIQKECVSNLEKALHDMRGEAAEVKVSYEAKLAEALQMIEAAQKKFDEAEEKLLAAKSLEAESTRTHNASLRSLQDIEDREYQLRRDRTSFELESASKEKEISLQRKLLDDTKKILHEKEQALLKEQALLNQRDDNILERLGYITHSEKRLEEEKLNLEDERKVLMEERNKLDLKMEAIISREEAIIKKESLLDKRETELLVLQETIASKERVEIERLRQEQEVALARRRQEFDTEMEIKLTSFEEEIEVRKALLDQRESALSEQEDSVAQREQNLNLRLAEFTSKEESLVKRSDGINEEERKLSSHREVVYVELQKEKDEIQNMKLDLEKEKSFFEEEKREAIQAQEKLLITQNEREDLLILQMKLKEEIDSLRAQKVDLMVDAERLLAEKERFEIEWELIDEKKDELQKEAARIAEERRVIEEHLKNELDIIKQEKENLRIQFKNSTESLACEHKEFMNKMQQEHASWLNRIQQERKDLKRDIDIQRTELLNSAKARQMEIDSYLREKEEEFEQKKSKELEYINSEKEAMSSKLEHVRLELQKLEDERKEAMLERERREQELSEIKNTIDALDEQREKLQEQRKLLHSDREAITQQIQQLNELEELKIETENKQLSLRQFGRSKHGDGDAENLKENGVHQSRDKDQNASPKKCSSPKLILGKKLDVSPSVSTPISWVRKCAQVIFKRSPEKSSDHDSDRFAHAKLGNVNDPSLVGNGGLFACQLENGAGEVQHAVEKVGKKRLNNALSHDQSEILQPKRKHQRSSTLTRRVIGGEIESNCPSVLEEKCSKNEHDEVPVGLSGKGLGYPRPGELASSDASDIPQASEPSESAAEALIGDAEDKDEPDEDSHDDEGEEEEEEKTSSAKKLWRFLIT from the exons ATGGCGAGCCCGcggtcgggcggcgcggcgggggacgAGGCGATCTGGAGGAAGCTCCGGGAGGCCGGGTTCGACGAGGACGCCGTCAGGCGCCGGGACAAGGCGGCGCTCATTGGCTACATCTCGCGGCTCGAGTCAGAG ATTTATGATTATCAGCACAATCTGGGGCTTATTTTATTGGAGCGGAAGGAGTTGGCATCTAAGTATGAGCAGCTTAAAGCTTCTTCTGAGGCCACTGAGATCATGCTCAAGCGTGAAAGAGCTGCCCAGCAGTCTGCTTTGGCTGAAGCAAGGAAAAAGGAAGAGAACCTAAAAAAGAATTTATGCATTCAGAAGGAGTGTGTATCCAAT CTTGAAAAAGCACTGCATGATATGCGTGGAGAAGCAGCTGAAGTAAAAGTTTCATATGAAGCCAAACTAGCTGAAGCCCTTCAAATGATAGAGGCTGCACAGAAAAAGTTCGATGAAGCAGAAGAGAAACTTCTTGCTGCAAAATCCTTGGAAGCAGAGTCAACTCGGACTCACAATGCCTCATTGAGAAGTCTGCAAGACATTGAAGACCGTGAATATCAGCTAAGAAGAGACAGAACTTCTTTTGAACTTGA GAGTGCATCTAAGGAGAAAGAGATTAGCCTCCAGAGAAAATTATTGGATGAtaccaaaaaaattttgcatgaaAAGGAGCAGGCATTATTGAAAGAACAAGCACTTCTTAATCAGAGGGATGACAACATCCTTGAGAGGCTTGGATACATAACACACTCGGAAAAAAGGTTGGAGGAGGAAAAGCTGAACCTTGAAGATGAAAGGAAGGTTCTCATGGAAGAAAGGAATAAGCTGGACCTTAAAATGGAGGCAATTATTTCTAGGGAGGAA GCCATAATTAAGAAGGAATCCTTACTTGATAAACGCGAAACCGAACTATTGGTTTTGCAAGAGACAATTGCCAGCAAAGAAAGG GTTGAAATAGAAAGGCTGCGCCAGGAGCAAGAAGTTGCCTTGGCGAGAAGAAGGCAAGAATTTGACACTGAGATGGAGATTAAGCTCACTTCTTTTGAGGAAGAGATAGAAGTGAGGAAGGCCCTGCTGGACCAGAGGGAAAGTGCCCTCAGTGAGCAGgaggattcagtggcacaaagAGAACAAAATCTCAATCTTAGACTTGCAGAGTTTACAAGCAAGGAAGAGTCTTTGGTAAAGAGATCAGATGGGATAAATGAAGAGGAGAGAAAGCTCTCCTCTCACAGAGAAGTGGTGTACGTTGAAttacaaaaagaaaaggatgaaaTCCAGAATATGAAATTGGATTTGGAGAAGGAAAAATCTTTCTTTGAAGAGGAGAAGCGTGAAGCGATTCAAGCTCAGGAGAAACTACTAATAacccaaaatgagagagaagatTTACTTATTTTGCAGATGAAACTTAAAGAAGAAATTGATAGTCTGAGAGCCCAAAAAGTTGATCTCATGGTTGATGCAGAAAGGCTGCTAGCAGAAAAAGAAAGATTTGAGATTGAATGGGAGCTAATTGATGAGAAAAAGGACGAACTACAAAAGGAAGCAGCCAGGATTGCTGAAGAGCGAAGAGTTATAGAGGAGCATCTCAAGAATGAACTTGATATCATCAAACAAGAGAAGGAAAATCTCCGAATTCAGTTCAAAAATAGTACGGAATCCCTCGCTTGTGAACATAAGGAGTTCATGAATAAGATGCAGCAAGAGCATGCTAGTTGGCTAAACAGGATacaacaagaaagaaaagatcTTAAGAGAGATATTGATATCCAGAGAACAGAATTACTGAATTCTGCAAAGGCACGGCAGATGGAAATAGATTCATATTTaagggaaaaggaagaggagtttGAGCAGAAAAAGTCCAAGGAGCTTGAGTACATCAATTCTGAAAAGGAAGCGATGAGCTCAAAACTAGAACATGTCAGGCTTGAATTGCAGAAACTTGAGGATGAGAGGAAAGAAGCTATGCTAGAACGAGAGAGGAGAGAGCAAGAGCTGTCTGAAATAAAGAACACTATAGATGCCCTTGACGAGCAACGGGAGAAGTTGCAAGAGCAAAGAAAACTGCTTCATTCAGATCGAGAAGCAATCACACAGCAAATCCAGCAACTTAATGAACTAGAAGAACTGAAGATTGAAACTGAGAACAAGCAACTGTCTTTGAGACAGTTTGGGAGATCAAAGCATGGAGATGGTGATGCGGAAAACCTGAAGGAGAATGGCGTTCACCAGTCTCGAGATAAGGATCAAAATGCTAGTCCCAAAAAGTGTTCATCACCAAAACTTATTCTTGGAAAGAAATTAGATGTGTCCCCCTCTGTTTCAACACCAATTTCTTGGGTTCGAAAATGTGCTCAGGTGATATTCAAACGCTCTCCAGAGAAGAGTTCTGATCATGATAGTGATAGATTTGCACATGCAAAGCTGGGAAATGTCAATGACCCTAGCTTAGTTGGAAATGGTGGATTATTTGCTTGTCAGCTGGAAAATGGTGCTGGGGAAGTACAACATGCTGTCGAGAAAGTTGGGAAAAAGAGGCTTAATAATGCACTATCTCATGATCAGAGTGAAATTTTACAGCCGAAACGGAAGCACCAGAGGAGCAGTACTCTGACTCGGAGAGTGATAGGAGGAGAAATTGAGTCTAACTG TCCATCAGTTCTAGAAGAAAAATGTTCTAAGAATGAACACGACGAAGTCCCAGTTGGTTTATCTGGGAAGGGACTGGGTTATCCAAGACCAGGAGAACTGGCTTCTTCAGATGCTTCAGATATTCCTCAAGCATCTGAGCCTTCAGAG TCTGCCGCTGAAGCATTGATCGGAGATGCTGAGGACAAGGATGAACCTGATGAGGACTCTCATGATGATGAAggcgaagaggaagaggaagagaagacaTCTTCAGCGAA
- the LOC120676852 gene encoding protein CROWDED NUCLEI 4-like isoform X2, which yields MASPRSGGAAGDEAIWRKLREAGFDEDAVRRRDKAALIGYISRLESEIYDYQHNLGLILLERKELASKYEQLKASSEATEIMLKRERAAQQSALAEARKKEENLKKNLCIQKECVSNLEKALHDMRGEAAEVKVSYEAKLAEALQMIEAAQKKFDEAEEKLLAAKSLEAESTRTHNASLRSLQDIEDREYQLRRDRTSFELESASKEKEISLQRKLLDDTKKILHEKEQALLKEQALLNQRDDNILERLGYITHSEKRLEEEKLNLEDERKVLMEERNKLDLKMEAIISREEAIIKKESLLDKRETELLVLQETIASKERVEIERLRQEQEVALARRRQEFDTEMEIKLTSFEEEIEVRKALLDQRESALSEQEDSVAQREQNLNLRLAEFTSKEESLVKRSDGINEEERKLSSHREVVYVELQKEKDEIQNMKLDLEKEKSFFEEEKREAIQAQEKLLITQNEREDLLILQMKLKEEIDSLRAQKVDLMVDAERLLAEKERFEIEWELIDEKKDELQKEAARIAEERRVIEEHLKNELDIIKQEKENLRIQFKNSTESLACEHKEFMNKMQQEHASWLNRIQQERKDLKRDIDIQRTELLNSAKARQMEIDSYLREKEEEFEQKKSKELEYINSEKEAMSSKLEHVRLELQKLEDERKEAMLERERREQELSEIKNTIDALDEQREKLQEQRKLLHSDREAITQQIQQLNELEELKIETENKQLSLRQFGRSKHGDGDAENLKENGVHQSRDKDQNASPKKCSSPKLILGKKLDVSPSVSTPISWVRKCAQVIFKRSPEKSSDHDSDRFAHAKLGNVNDPSLVGNGGLFACQLENGAGEVQHAVEKVGKKRLNNALSHDQSEILQPKRKHQRSSTLTRRVIGGEIESNCPSVLEEKCSKNEHDEVPVGLSGKGLGYPRPGELASSDASDIPQASEPSEVISVSAAEALIGDAEDKDEPDEDSHDDEGEEEEEEKTSSAKKLWRFLIT from the exons ATGGCGAGCCCGcggtcgggcggcgcggcgggggacgAGGCGATCTGGAGGAAGCTCCGGGAGGCCGGGTTCGACGAGGACGCCGTCAGGCGCCGGGACAAGGCGGCGCTCATTGGCTACATCTCGCGGCTCGAGTCAGAG ATTTATGATTATCAGCACAATCTGGGGCTTATTTTATTGGAGCGGAAGGAGTTGGCATCTAAGTATGAGCAGCTTAAAGCTTCTTCTGAGGCCACTGAGATCATGCTCAAGCGTGAAAGAGCTGCCCAGCAGTCTGCTTTGGCTGAAGCAAGGAAAAAGGAAGAGAACCTAAAAAAGAATTTATGCATTCAGAAGGAGTGTGTATCCAAT CTTGAAAAAGCACTGCATGATATGCGTGGAGAAGCAGCTGAAGTAAAAGTTTCATATGAAGCCAAACTAGCTGAAGCCCTTCAAATGATAGAGGCTGCACAGAAAAAGTTCGATGAAGCAGAAGAGAAACTTCTTGCTGCAAAATCCTTGGAAGCAGAGTCAACTCGGACTCACAATGCCTCATTGAGAAGTCTGCAAGACATTGAAGACCGTGAATATCAGCTAAGAAGAGACAGAACTTCTTTTGAACTTGA GAGTGCATCTAAGGAGAAAGAGATTAGCCTCCAGAGAAAATTATTGGATGAtaccaaaaaaattttgcatgaaAAGGAGCAGGCATTATTGAAAGAACAAGCACTTCTTAATCAGAGGGATGACAACATCCTTGAGAGGCTTGGATACATAACACACTCGGAAAAAAGGTTGGAGGAGGAAAAGCTGAACCTTGAAGATGAAAGGAAGGTTCTCATGGAAGAAAGGAATAAGCTGGACCTTAAAATGGAGGCAATTATTTCTAGGGAGGAA GCCATAATTAAGAAGGAATCCTTACTTGATAAACGCGAAACCGAACTATTGGTTTTGCAAGAGACAATTGCCAGCAAAGAAAGG GTTGAAATAGAAAGGCTGCGCCAGGAGCAAGAAGTTGCCTTGGCGAGAAGAAGGCAAGAATTTGACACTGAGATGGAGATTAAGCTCACTTCTTTTGAGGAAGAGATAGAAGTGAGGAAGGCCCTGCTGGACCAGAGGGAAAGTGCCCTCAGTGAGCAGgaggattcagtggcacaaagAGAACAAAATCTCAATCTTAGACTTGCAGAGTTTACAAGCAAGGAAGAGTCTTTGGTAAAGAGATCAGATGGGATAAATGAAGAGGAGAGAAAGCTCTCCTCTCACAGAGAAGTGGTGTACGTTGAAttacaaaaagaaaaggatgaaaTCCAGAATATGAAATTGGATTTGGAGAAGGAAAAATCTTTCTTTGAAGAGGAGAAGCGTGAAGCGATTCAAGCTCAGGAGAAACTACTAATAacccaaaatgagagagaagatTTACTTATTTTGCAGATGAAACTTAAAGAAGAAATTGATAGTCTGAGAGCCCAAAAAGTTGATCTCATGGTTGATGCAGAAAGGCTGCTAGCAGAAAAAGAAAGATTTGAGATTGAATGGGAGCTAATTGATGAGAAAAAGGACGAACTACAAAAGGAAGCAGCCAGGATTGCTGAAGAGCGAAGAGTTATAGAGGAGCATCTCAAGAATGAACTTGATATCATCAAACAAGAGAAGGAAAATCTCCGAATTCAGTTCAAAAATAGTACGGAATCCCTCGCTTGTGAACATAAGGAGTTCATGAATAAGATGCAGCAAGAGCATGCTAGTTGGCTAAACAGGATacaacaagaaagaaaagatcTTAAGAGAGATATTGATATCCAGAGAACAGAATTACTGAATTCTGCAAAGGCACGGCAGATGGAAATAGATTCATATTTaagggaaaaggaagaggagtttGAGCAGAAAAAGTCCAAGGAGCTTGAGTACATCAATTCTGAAAAGGAAGCGATGAGCTCAAAACTAGAACATGTCAGGCTTGAATTGCAGAAACTTGAGGATGAGAGGAAAGAAGCTATGCTAGAACGAGAGAGGAGAGAGCAAGAGCTGTCTGAAATAAAGAACACTATAGATGCCCTTGACGAGCAACGGGAGAAGTTGCAAGAGCAAAGAAAACTGCTTCATTCAGATCGAGAAGCAATCACACAGCAAATCCAGCAACTTAATGAACTAGAAGAACTGAAGATTGAAACTGAGAACAAGCAACTGTCTTTGAGACAGTTTGGGAGATCAAAGCATGGAGATGGTGATGCGGAAAACCTGAAGGAGAATGGCGTTCACCAGTCTCGAGATAAGGATCAAAATGCTAGTCCCAAAAAGTGTTCATCACCAAAACTTATTCTTGGAAAGAAATTAGATGTGTCCCCCTCTGTTTCAACACCAATTTCTTGGGTTCGAAAATGTGCTCAGGTGATATTCAAACGCTCTCCAGAGAAGAGTTCTGATCATGATAGTGATAGATTTGCACATGCAAAGCTGGGAAATGTCAATGACCCTAGCTTAGTTGGAAATGGTGGATTATTTGCTTGTCAGCTGGAAAATGGTGCTGGGGAAGTACAACATGCTGTCGAGAAAGTTGGGAAAAAGAGGCTTAATAATGCACTATCTCATGATCAGAGTGAAATTTTACAGCCGAAACGGAAGCACCAGAGGAGCAGTACTCTGACTCGGAGAGTGATAGGAGGAGAAATTGAGTCTAACTG TCCATCAGTTCTAGAAGAAAAATGTTCTAAGAATGAACACGACGAAGTCCCAGTTGGTTTATCTGGGAAGGGACTGGGTTATCCAAGACCAGGAGAACTGGCTTCTTCAGATGCTTCAGATATTCCTCAAGCATCTGAGCCTTCAGAGGTGATTTCAGTG TCTGCCGCTGAAGCATTGATCGGAGATGCTGAGGACAAGGATGAACCTGATGAGGACTCTCATGATGATGAAggcgaagaggaagaggaagagaagacaTCTTCAGCGAA
- the LOC120676852 gene encoding protein CROWDED NUCLEI 4-like isoform X1, with product MASPRSGGAAGDEAIWRKLREAGFDEDAVRRRDKAALIGYISRLESEIYDYQHNLGLILLERKELASKYEQLKASSEATEIMLKRERAAQQSALAEARKKEENLKKNLCIQKECVSNLEKALHDMRGEAAEVKVSYEAKLAEALQMIEAAQKKFDEAEEKLLAAKSLEAESTRTHNASLRSLQDIEDREYQLRRDRTSFELESASKEKEISLQRKLLDDTKKILHEKEQALLKEQALLNQRDDNILERLGYITHSEKRLEEEKLNLEDERKVLMEERNKLDLKMEAIISREEAIIKKESLLDKRETELLVLQETIASKERVEIERLRQEQEVALARRRQEFDTEMEIKLTSFEEEIEVRKALLDQRESALSEQEDSVAQREQNLNLRLAEFTSKEESLVKRSDGINEEERKLSSHREVVYVELQKEKDEIQNMKLDLEKEKSFFEEEKREAIQAQEKLLITQNEREDLLILQMKLKEEIDSLRAQKVDLMVDAERLLAEKERFEIEWELIDEKKDELQKEAARIAEERRVIEEHLKNELDIIKQEKENLRIQFKNSTESLACEHKEFMNKMQQEHASWLNRIQQERKDLKRDIDIQRTELLNSAKARQMEIDSYLREKEEEFEQKKSKELEYINSEKEAMSSKLEHVRLELQKLEDERKEAMLERERREQELSEIKNTIDALDEQREKLQEQRKLLHSDREAITQQIQQLNELEELKIETENKQLSLRQFGRSKHGDGDAENLKENGVHQSRDKDQNASPKKCSSPKLILGKKLDVSPSVSTPISWVRKCAQVIFKRSPEKSSDHDSDRFAHAKLGNVNDPSLVGNGGLFACQLENGAGEVQHAVEKVGKKRLNNALSHDQSEILQPKRKHQRSSTLTRRVIGGEIESNCSPSVLEEKCSKNEHDEVPVGLSGKGLGYPRPGELASSDASDIPQASEPSEVISVSAAEALIGDAEDKDEPDEDSHDDEGEEEEEEKTSSAKKLWRFLIT from the exons ATGGCGAGCCCGcggtcgggcggcgcggcgggggacgAGGCGATCTGGAGGAAGCTCCGGGAGGCCGGGTTCGACGAGGACGCCGTCAGGCGCCGGGACAAGGCGGCGCTCATTGGCTACATCTCGCGGCTCGAGTCAGAG ATTTATGATTATCAGCACAATCTGGGGCTTATTTTATTGGAGCGGAAGGAGTTGGCATCTAAGTATGAGCAGCTTAAAGCTTCTTCTGAGGCCACTGAGATCATGCTCAAGCGTGAAAGAGCTGCCCAGCAGTCTGCTTTGGCTGAAGCAAGGAAAAAGGAAGAGAACCTAAAAAAGAATTTATGCATTCAGAAGGAGTGTGTATCCAAT CTTGAAAAAGCACTGCATGATATGCGTGGAGAAGCAGCTGAAGTAAAAGTTTCATATGAAGCCAAACTAGCTGAAGCCCTTCAAATGATAGAGGCTGCACAGAAAAAGTTCGATGAAGCAGAAGAGAAACTTCTTGCTGCAAAATCCTTGGAAGCAGAGTCAACTCGGACTCACAATGCCTCATTGAGAAGTCTGCAAGACATTGAAGACCGTGAATATCAGCTAAGAAGAGACAGAACTTCTTTTGAACTTGA GAGTGCATCTAAGGAGAAAGAGATTAGCCTCCAGAGAAAATTATTGGATGAtaccaaaaaaattttgcatgaaAAGGAGCAGGCATTATTGAAAGAACAAGCACTTCTTAATCAGAGGGATGACAACATCCTTGAGAGGCTTGGATACATAACACACTCGGAAAAAAGGTTGGAGGAGGAAAAGCTGAACCTTGAAGATGAAAGGAAGGTTCTCATGGAAGAAAGGAATAAGCTGGACCTTAAAATGGAGGCAATTATTTCTAGGGAGGAA GCCATAATTAAGAAGGAATCCTTACTTGATAAACGCGAAACCGAACTATTGGTTTTGCAAGAGACAATTGCCAGCAAAGAAAGG GTTGAAATAGAAAGGCTGCGCCAGGAGCAAGAAGTTGCCTTGGCGAGAAGAAGGCAAGAATTTGACACTGAGATGGAGATTAAGCTCACTTCTTTTGAGGAAGAGATAGAAGTGAGGAAGGCCCTGCTGGACCAGAGGGAAAGTGCCCTCAGTGAGCAGgaggattcagtggcacaaagAGAACAAAATCTCAATCTTAGACTTGCAGAGTTTACAAGCAAGGAAGAGTCTTTGGTAAAGAGATCAGATGGGATAAATGAAGAGGAGAGAAAGCTCTCCTCTCACAGAGAAGTGGTGTACGTTGAAttacaaaaagaaaaggatgaaaTCCAGAATATGAAATTGGATTTGGAGAAGGAAAAATCTTTCTTTGAAGAGGAGAAGCGTGAAGCGATTCAAGCTCAGGAGAAACTACTAATAacccaaaatgagagagaagatTTACTTATTTTGCAGATGAAACTTAAAGAAGAAATTGATAGTCTGAGAGCCCAAAAAGTTGATCTCATGGTTGATGCAGAAAGGCTGCTAGCAGAAAAAGAAAGATTTGAGATTGAATGGGAGCTAATTGATGAGAAAAAGGACGAACTACAAAAGGAAGCAGCCAGGATTGCTGAAGAGCGAAGAGTTATAGAGGAGCATCTCAAGAATGAACTTGATATCATCAAACAAGAGAAGGAAAATCTCCGAATTCAGTTCAAAAATAGTACGGAATCCCTCGCTTGTGAACATAAGGAGTTCATGAATAAGATGCAGCAAGAGCATGCTAGTTGGCTAAACAGGATacaacaagaaagaaaagatcTTAAGAGAGATATTGATATCCAGAGAACAGAATTACTGAATTCTGCAAAGGCACGGCAGATGGAAATAGATTCATATTTaagggaaaaggaagaggagtttGAGCAGAAAAAGTCCAAGGAGCTTGAGTACATCAATTCTGAAAAGGAAGCGATGAGCTCAAAACTAGAACATGTCAGGCTTGAATTGCAGAAACTTGAGGATGAGAGGAAAGAAGCTATGCTAGAACGAGAGAGGAGAGAGCAAGAGCTGTCTGAAATAAAGAACACTATAGATGCCCTTGACGAGCAACGGGAGAAGTTGCAAGAGCAAAGAAAACTGCTTCATTCAGATCGAGAAGCAATCACACAGCAAATCCAGCAACTTAATGAACTAGAAGAACTGAAGATTGAAACTGAGAACAAGCAACTGTCTTTGAGACAGTTTGGGAGATCAAAGCATGGAGATGGTGATGCGGAAAACCTGAAGGAGAATGGCGTTCACCAGTCTCGAGATAAGGATCAAAATGCTAGTCCCAAAAAGTGTTCATCACCAAAACTTATTCTTGGAAAGAAATTAGATGTGTCCCCCTCTGTTTCAACACCAATTTCTTGGGTTCGAAAATGTGCTCAGGTGATATTCAAACGCTCTCCAGAGAAGAGTTCTGATCATGATAGTGATAGATTTGCACATGCAAAGCTGGGAAATGTCAATGACCCTAGCTTAGTTGGAAATGGTGGATTATTTGCTTGTCAGCTGGAAAATGGTGCTGGGGAAGTACAACATGCTGTCGAGAAAGTTGGGAAAAAGAGGCTTAATAATGCACTATCTCATGATCAGAGTGAAATTTTACAGCCGAAACGGAAGCACCAGAGGAGCAGTACTCTGACTCGGAGAGTGATAGGAGGAGAAATTGAGTCTAACTG CAGTCCATCAGTTCTAGAAGAAAAATGTTCTAAGAATGAACACGACGAAGTCCCAGTTGGTTTATCTGGGAAGGGACTGGGTTATCCAAGACCAGGAGAACTGGCTTCTTCAGATGCTTCAGATATTCCTCAAGCATCTGAGCCTTCAGAGGTGATTTCAGTG TCTGCCGCTGAAGCATTGATCGGAGATGCTGAGGACAAGGATGAACCTGATGAGGACTCTCATGATGATGAAggcgaagaggaagaggaagagaagacaTCTTCAGCGAA